From Hymenobacter volaticus, the proteins below share one genomic window:
- a CDS encoding glycoside hydrolase family 30 protein, whose protein sequence is MTLPTHFRCLVSLFLVLLLLDGCQKENTPVAPTPTPTPTPTTPVGPSQVALWLTMPDKSALFARQKVNLQFGTNNNQDPTIIVDTTQTYQTMDGFGYTFTGGSAQVMSQMAASSRAELLKELFATDSTSLGISYLRVSIGASDLNDQVYTYDDSNSPDPTLANFSLAPDQAYFIPMLKEILAVNPNIKILGSPWTAPSWMKTNNSPKGGSLKPEYYDAYAQYFVKYIQGMKAAGITIDAVTLQNEPLNPNNNPSLVMQASEQATFIKNHVGPAFRAANISTKIIAYDHNADQPNYPITVLNDAGARPYVDGSAFHLYGGTMDALTTVHDAYPGKNVYFTEQWTQAPGNFAADVTWHANNLLIAAPRNWSRNVLEWNLANDAAFGPHTSGGCTQCLGAITISANTVTRNPAYYSVAHASKFVRPGSVRVATNVPPNLPNVAYKTPNGKRVLMVVNTSSTLQKFNIQFKGKEVSTSLYGGAVATYVW, encoded by the coding sequence ATGACGTTGCCCACCCACTTTCGCTGCCTGGTCAGCTTGTTTCTGGTGCTTTTACTGCTTGACGGCTGCCAAAAGGAAAACACCCCCGTCGCCCCGACTCCTACCCCAACCCCGACTCCGACAACTCCCGTAGGACCGTCGCAGGTAGCGCTCTGGCTGACGATGCCCGACAAATCCGCTCTTTTCGCTCGTCAGAAGGTGAATTTGCAGTTTGGCACCAACAACAACCAAGACCCTACCATCATAGTAGATACCACCCAAACTTACCAAACGATGGATGGTTTCGGCTACACCTTCACTGGCGGGAGTGCCCAGGTGATGAGTCAGATGGCAGCAAGCAGCCGGGCCGAGCTACTCAAAGAGTTGTTCGCCACGGATAGCACCTCGTTGGGCATCAGCTACCTGCGCGTGAGCATCGGGGCTTCCGACCTCAACGACCAGGTGTACACCTACGACGACTCGAACAGCCCCGACCCCACCCTGGCCAACTTCAGCCTCGCCCCCGACCAAGCCTACTTCATTCCGATGCTCAAGGAGATTTTGGCGGTTAACCCCAACATCAAAATCCTGGGTTCACCGTGGACGGCTCCGTCGTGGATGAAAACCAACAACAGCCCGAAGGGGGGTAGTTTGAAGCCGGAATATTATGATGCGTATGCCCAGTACTTTGTGAAGTACATCCAGGGTATGAAGGCCGCTGGCATTACGATTGACGCGGTAACGCTGCAAAATGAGCCCCTGAATCCCAACAACAACCCCAGCTTGGTGATGCAGGCCAGTGAGCAAGCCACCTTTATCAAGAACCATGTGGGACCGGCTTTCCGGGCGGCGAACATCAGCACCAAGATTATTGCCTACGACCACAACGCCGACCAACCCAACTACCCCATCACCGTGCTCAACGATGCCGGGGCGCGGCCCTACGTCGATGGCTCGGCGTTCCACCTCTACGGTGGCACCATGGATGCCCTGACCACCGTGCATGATGCCTATCCGGGCAAGAACGTGTACTTCACCGAGCAGTGGACCCAAGCCCCCGGTAACTTCGCCGCCGATGTAACCTGGCACGCCAATAACCTCCTGATTGCTGCGCCGCGCAACTGGAGCCGCAACGTGCTGGAGTGGAACCTAGCCAACGACGCCGCTTTCGGGCCGCATACCAGCGGCGGCTGCACGCAATGCCTAGGCGCCATTACGATTAGTGCCAATACCGTAACGCGCAATCCGGCGTACTACAGCGTTGCGCACGCCAGCAAGTTTGTGCGGCCCGGCTCGGTGCGCGTGGCCACCAATGTGCCCCCCAATCTGCCCAACGTGGCCTACAAAACCCCTAATGGCAAGCGCGTTTTGATGGTCGTTAATACCAGTTCAACGCTGCAAAAATTCAACATCCAGTTTAAAGGCAAAGAAGTAAGCACCTCGCTCTACGGCGGTGCCGTGGCTACCTACGTGTGGTAG
- a CDS encoding glycoside hydrolase family 30 protein, translating to MLSVSVCRWGLVALCTLTLLPGHGQNRPQRGKATAPARASSWITTADQTQLLQPQPSGLTFQAGTATGAVIEVDDSQTYQTMDGFGYCLTGGSAELLSAMGATERNQLLRELFSTTDKGIGVSYLRLSIGASDLDAQVFSYDDLPAGQTDPTLARFSLAPDEKHLIPVLKQILAINPAIKLLGSPWSPPAWMKTNGETKGGSLKPEFYDAYAQYFVKYIQGMQKHGIKLDAITVQNEPLHPGNNPSLLMLAEQQAEFIGKHLGPAFKAAKLKTKIICYDHNLDKPDYPLTVLNDATARPYVDGSAFHLYAGPIDAMSKVHEAFPNKNLYFTEQWVGSRTKFEGNLGWHVKNMFIGAPRNWSRNVLEWNLAADPQQNPHTPGGCTECLGAITLAGNTVTRNVAYYTVAHSSKFVVPGSVRVNSTSTGVLPNVAYRTPNGGHVLLVLNDQTSPQTFSVRYSGKNAQATLPAGAVATYVW from the coding sequence ATGCTATCTGTTTCTGTTTGCCGCTGGGGGCTGGTAGCCCTATGTACCCTTACGCTGTTGCCAGGCCACGGCCAAAACCGCCCTCAGCGGGGCAAGGCCACCGCCCCGGCGCGCGCGTCGAGCTGGATTACCACCGCCGACCAAACTCAACTCTTGCAGCCGCAGCCCAGCGGCCTGACGTTTCAGGCGGGAACCGCAACCGGTGCCGTGATTGAGGTAGACGATAGCCAAACCTATCAGACCATGGATGGCTTCGGCTACTGCCTGACTGGCGGCAGCGCCGAGCTGCTGAGTGCCATGGGCGCCACCGAGCGCAACCAACTGCTCCGCGAGTTGTTCAGCACCACCGACAAGGGTATTGGCGTGAGCTACCTGCGTCTGAGCATTGGCGCCTCCGACCTCGATGCGCAAGTGTTCAGCTACGACGACCTGCCGGCCGGCCAGACCGACCCGACGTTGGCGCGCTTCAGCTTGGCCCCCGATGAGAAACATCTGATTCCGGTACTAAAGCAAATTTTGGCCATCAACCCCGCCATCAAGCTGTTGGGGTCGCCGTGGAGCCCGCCCGCCTGGATGAAAACCAACGGCGAAACCAAAGGTGGCTCCCTGAAGCCGGAGTTTTACGATGCCTACGCGCAATACTTTGTGAAGTACATCCAGGGCATGCAGAAGCACGGTATCAAGCTCGATGCCATTACGGTGCAGAACGAGCCCTTGCACCCCGGCAACAACCCTAGCTTGCTGATGCTAGCCGAGCAACAAGCCGAGTTTATTGGCAAGCACCTAGGGCCCGCTTTTAAGGCCGCGAAGCTGAAAACCAAAATCATCTGCTACGACCACAACCTCGACAAGCCGGACTATCCGCTCACTGTCCTTAACGATGCCACGGCCCGCCCGTACGTCGATGGCTCCGCGTTTCACCTCTACGCTGGTCCCATTGACGCCATGAGCAAAGTACATGAGGCTTTCCCCAACAAAAACCTCTACTTCACCGAGCAGTGGGTGGGCTCGCGCACCAAGTTTGAAGGCAACTTAGGCTGGCACGTGAAGAACATGTTCATCGGGGCGCCGCGCAACTGGAGCCGCAACGTGCTGGAATGGAACTTGGCGGCCGATCCGCAGCAGAACCCCCACACTCCTGGCGGCTGCACCGAATGCCTCGGCGCTATTACGCTGGCCGGCAACACGGTAACGCGCAACGTGGCCTACTACACAGTAGCCCATTCCAGCAAGTTTGTGGTGCCCGGCTCGGTGCGCGTGAACTCAACCAGCACTGGCGTGCTACCCAACGTGGCGTACCGCACGCCCAACGGCGGGCACGTACTACTGGTCCTCAACGACCAAACCTCGCCCCAAACATTCAGTGTGCGCTACTCGGGCAAAAACGCCCAAGCCACGCTGCCAGCTGGCGCAGTAGCTACCTACGTGTGGTAA
- a CDS encoding RagB/SusD family nutrient uptake outer membrane protein → MKKAYILPLCALALLASCDDFLQKEPLTSITPNNFFTSGDDAESSITAVYDALQGAGAYGQDLFTMGEMPSDNTTSVSNDVNALETIAWTPNTSQVGNVFRQAYLGINRANIVLKYVPTITMDTLRRSQIQGEARFVRALCYFNLVRAYGGVPLRLEPTETAQPSELNLPRATPEQVYEQVVTDLQKAAIQMPPTAASNLNRATKNSANALLARVQVTQRNWAAAQAAAGKVIAANIQLNNSFRALFPAENKGAESLFEIQFAGTPDGGNLLPDEILPFPLTTYSFSKFNLPTAELIAYADTVNDQRWSYVGNVVNSAGKFLGRNHVSYIDSRKNQAISSSNSAINDRGNFPYKWTSSGNNFNSIDNSYVLRYAEVLLNYAEAVNEQNGPSTDALAKLNLVRQRAGLAALTMGSAQAASKQALRNEIDRQRRLELAFEGERWWDLLRYARHNQVEAGAHTVTALDLIAQFRKGARDVNYLLFPLPQAEINNNPQLQQNPGY, encoded by the coding sequence ATGAAAAAAGCCTATATCCTTCCGCTCTGCGCGCTTGCGCTGCTCGCCAGCTGCGACGACTTCCTGCAGAAAGAGCCGTTGACCAGCATCACGCCCAACAACTTCTTTACCTCCGGCGACGATGCTGAGTCCAGCATTACGGCCGTCTATGATGCGCTGCAAGGTGCTGGGGCCTACGGCCAGGACTTGTTTACGATGGGCGAGATGCCCAGCGACAACACCACCAGCGTCAGCAACGACGTGAATGCGCTGGAAACCATTGCCTGGACGCCCAACACCAGCCAAGTAGGTAACGTGTTTCGGCAAGCCTACTTGGGTATCAACCGGGCCAACATCGTGCTCAAGTACGTGCCTACCATTACGATGGACACACTGCGGCGCAGCCAAATCCAGGGCGAAGCCCGCTTTGTGCGCGCTCTGTGTTACTTCAACTTGGTGCGAGCCTATGGAGGCGTGCCACTGCGCCTAGAGCCTACCGAGACGGCGCAGCCTTCCGAGCTGAACCTACCCCGGGCTACTCCCGAGCAAGTGTACGAGCAGGTGGTAACAGATTTGCAAAAGGCTGCTATCCAAATGCCTCCCACTGCCGCTTCCAACCTTAACCGAGCCACTAAAAACTCGGCCAATGCCCTGTTGGCCCGGGTGCAGGTTACTCAGCGCAACTGGGCGGCAGCTCAGGCTGCGGCGGGCAAGGTGATTGCTGCCAACATTCAACTTAACAATAGCTTCCGAGCGCTGTTTCCAGCGGAAAATAAAGGGGCCGAGTCACTTTTCGAGATTCAATTCGCTGGAACTCCCGACGGGGGCAACTTACTGCCCGACGAGATATTGCCCTTCCCGCTCACTACGTATTCGTTCTCGAAGTTCAACCTCCCTACGGCCGAACTGATTGCGTATGCTGACACGGTGAACGATCAGCGTTGGAGTTATGTGGGAAATGTGGTGAATAGCGCTGGTAAGTTTCTTGGGCGTAACCATGTCAGTTATATCGACTCGCGTAAAAACCAAGCTATTAGCAGCAGTAATAGCGCAATCAACGACCGAGGCAATTTCCCCTACAAATGGACCAGCAGTGGCAACAACTTCAACTCCATAGACAACTCGTACGTGTTGCGCTACGCTGAGGTGCTGCTGAACTATGCCGAAGCCGTGAACGAGCAAAACGGTCCTTCGACTGACGCCTTAGCCAAGCTGAATTTGGTGCGCCAGCGTGCTGGCTTGGCGGCCCTAACGATGGGCTCAGCCCAAGCAGCCAGCAAGCAGGCGCTACGCAACGAAATCGACCGGCAGCGCCGGCTGGAGCTAGCCTTTGAAGGTGAGCGGTGGTGGGATTTGCTACGCTACGCCCGTCACAACCAAGTGGAAGCCGGCGCGCATACCGTTACGGCTCTCGACCTAATTGCCCAGTTCCGCAAAGGCGCACGTGATGTGAACTACCTGTTGTTTCCGCTGCCGCAAGCTGAAATCAATAACAATCCCCAACTTCAGCAAAATCCGGGCTACTAA
- a CDS encoding SusC/RagA family TonB-linked outer membrane protein — MRVRGNASLSLNGSPLYVIDGVPVLPDYQQELTTGNQRLNPLNTLNPNDIESIDVLKDGAAAAIYGVRAANGVVVITTKKGKVGQAQVGLSMYYGRQYLRKKLDVLNSSQFAQEYNEVLTNAGQAPAFANLDDLPPYNTNWQDEVYRPASIENYQLNVSGGTEKTRYYVAGGYFKQEGININSGFDRYNFKVNLNQTLSNRFRLGTNLNMSRTFTNGSVRSELGAGNSGTVIGALIQVPTIPVYNANGLYSVNPFASNFDNPVGNLLESSNKAVVYQTIGNVFGEFDILKNLTVRSSLGLDFRTQTENTFVSRNYPPLALPGVDPSLRGSARTATNQQVIWLLENTLTYNPNLGGRHNLTLLAGQSMQSSERFTSGAGTRSFASNAVPYLGGGSIADGIPGSYADQWALLSYFTRAIYNYDERYLATVSFRADASSKFSTDNRFGYFPAVALGWRISKEAFFPQTNAISELKLRGSFGANGNQEFYTYQRYSRYGLGYNYQGTGTAIVGGISQSDIGNEVKWETTYQYNGGVDLGMFNNRLSFTFDIYNKQTKDLLLSVPIPQSTGGQSLSILQNLGEIQNRGIELGLVTTNVEAKDGGFGWTTNFNVSGNRNKIIDLGTQVNDAGEQSPRVIITGNTIQQAGIPLSVFYGYVADGIIQSADELNALNAGSPTKIYQAARTAPGDIKFKDLNGDGVINNSDRQIIGNPNPKAFAGVTNNFSFKGLELSVFFQGSFGNDIYNQTRTVIEGQSDPINQSTAVLNHWTPTNTDTNIPRPVRSDPNSNNRLSTRFIEDGTYVRLKNLTLAYTVPASLTKRAAIKNLRVYVTGQNLLTWTDYSGYDPEVSADPFSSTSLGRDFGVYPQSRTYTVGLNASF, encoded by the coding sequence GTGCGGGTGCGGGGCAACGCCTCGCTGAGCTTGAATGGCTCGCCGCTATACGTGATTGACGGGGTGCCCGTGCTGCCAGATTATCAGCAGGAACTCACGACCGGCAACCAGCGCCTGAACCCGCTCAATACGCTCAATCCCAACGACATCGAGAGTATCGACGTGCTCAAGGATGGGGCTGCGGCTGCTATTTATGGTGTGCGGGCAGCCAACGGCGTGGTGGTTATTACCACGAAAAAAGGCAAGGTAGGCCAAGCCCAAGTAGGGTTGAGCATGTACTACGGCCGCCAGTACTTGCGTAAGAAGCTAGATGTGCTTAACTCCTCGCAGTTTGCGCAGGAATACAACGAAGTGCTGACCAATGCCGGCCAGGCGCCCGCCTTCGCCAACCTCGACGACTTGCCTCCTTACAACACCAACTGGCAGGATGAGGTGTACCGCCCCGCTAGCATCGAGAACTACCAGCTTAACGTGAGTGGCGGCACCGAGAAAACCCGCTACTACGTAGCGGGTGGCTACTTCAAGCAGGAAGGCATCAACATCAACTCGGGCTTCGACCGCTATAACTTCAAAGTCAACCTCAATCAGACCTTAAGCAACCGTTTCCGGCTGGGTACCAACCTGAACATGAGCCGCACCTTCACCAATGGTAGTGTGCGCTCGGAATTAGGAGCAGGCAACTCGGGTACGGTGATTGGCGCCTTGATTCAGGTGCCTACCATTCCGGTGTATAACGCCAATGGCCTGTACAGCGTCAACCCGTTTGCGTCTAACTTCGACAACCCGGTCGGCAACTTGCTGGAAAGCAGCAACAAGGCGGTGGTGTATCAGACGATTGGCAACGTGTTCGGAGAGTTTGACATCCTCAAGAACCTGACAGTACGCTCGTCGTTGGGCCTCGACTTCCGGACCCAAACCGAAAACACGTTTGTAAGCCGCAACTACCCGCCACTGGCCTTGCCGGGCGTAGATCCTTCGTTGCGTGGTTCGGCCCGGACGGCCACCAACCAGCAGGTTATCTGGCTGTTGGAAAACACTCTTACGTATAATCCCAACCTCGGTGGCCGTCATAACCTGACGTTGTTGGCGGGGCAGTCCATGCAGTCGTCGGAGCGCTTTACGTCGGGGGCCGGTACCCGAAGCTTCGCCTCCAATGCCGTTCCTTATTTGGGTGGGGGCTCCATTGCGGACGGAATTCCGGGCAGCTACGCCGATCAGTGGGCGCTGCTGAGCTACTTTACTCGCGCCATTTACAACTATGATGAGCGTTACCTGGCTACGGTCAGTTTCCGGGCCGATGCCAGCAGCAAGTTCAGCACCGACAACCGCTTCGGATATTTCCCGGCCGTGGCGTTGGGCTGGCGGATTTCCAAAGAAGCTTTCTTCCCGCAAACTAATGCCATTTCAGAGTTGAAACTGCGCGGTAGCTTCGGCGCCAACGGAAACCAAGAATTCTATACTTACCAGCGCTACTCGCGCTACGGACTAGGATACAACTACCAAGGTACAGGAACGGCAATCGTGGGTGGTATCTCGCAGAGCGACATCGGCAACGAAGTGAAGTGGGAAACCACGTACCAGTATAACGGCGGGGTGGACTTGGGCATGTTCAACAACCGCCTCTCGTTCACGTTCGACATCTACAACAAGCAAACCAAGGACTTGCTGCTGTCGGTGCCGATTCCGCAAAGTACAGGGGGCCAGAGCTTAAGCATTCTGCAGAACCTGGGCGAAATTCAGAACCGTGGCATTGAGCTAGGCTTGGTGACGACCAACGTGGAGGCCAAGGACGGCGGCTTCGGCTGGACCACTAACTTCAACGTGTCGGGTAACCGCAATAAGATCATCGACCTCGGCACGCAGGTCAACGATGCTGGCGAGCAAAGCCCGCGCGTTATCATCACGGGCAACACCATTCAACAGGCGGGTATTCCGCTCAGCGTGTTCTACGGCTACGTCGCCGACGGTATCATCCAGTCGGCCGACGAGCTGAACGCCCTGAACGCCGGCTCGCCCACTAAAATCTACCAAGCTGCTCGCACGGCTCCTGGCGATATCAAGTTCAAGGATTTGAACGGTGACGGAGTAATCAACAACAGCGACCGGCAGATCATCGGCAACCCCAACCCCAAAGCCTTTGCGGGCGTGACCAACAACTTCTCCTTCAAGGGCTTGGAGTTGAGCGTGTTCTTCCAGGGTAGCTTCGGCAACGACATCTATAACCAGACCCGCACAGTTATCGAGGGCCAGAGTGACCCAATCAACCAAAGTACGGCAGTGCTCAACCACTGGACGCCCACCAACACCGATACCAACATTCCGCGCCCAGTACGCAGCGACCCGAACAGCAACAACCGCCTCTCCACACGCTTCATTGAAGATGGCACCTACGTGCGCCTCAAAAATCTGACGCTGGCTTATACCGTGCCTGCTAGCCTGACCAAACGGGCCGCCATCAAGAATCTGCGCGTGTACGTAACCGGCCAAAACCTGCTGACGTGGACCGACTATTCGGGCTATGACCCCGAGGTGAGTGCTGACCCTTTCTCTTCTACCAGCCTGGGCCGCGACTTTGGCGTGTACCCCCAATCGCGCACTTACACCGTGGGCTTGAACGCCTCTTTTTAA
- a CDS encoding carboxypeptidase-like regulatory domain-containing protein, whose product MPFPLQFPRGPRPLKQVLLTPALSSLVLSSFAAPIATVPASSLHSLRLATEFLSPAVAGGTVSGKVVDQKGEGVPGVTVVVEGTKQGIATNADGSYLIADVPVGPQVLIFSSVGLITARVPVTVTEGQTTQVSATTLAEDVKGLGEVVVVGYGTQSRQELTTSVTSVNAAAIERQPVAGFDQALQGQAPGVQVTAPSGHPALASTCGCGATPR is encoded by the coding sequence ATGCCGTTTCCGCTACAATTCCCACGCGGCCCCAGGCCCCTCAAGCAGGTCCTGCTTACCCCCGCGCTGAGCAGCTTGGTACTATCCAGCTTCGCGGCACCTATTGCCACTGTTCCTGCTAGTTCCCTTCATAGCTTGCGCCTTGCAACCGAGTTTCTGTCTCCGGCGGTAGCTGGGGGTACGGTGAGCGGCAAGGTAGTCGACCAGAAAGGGGAAGGCGTGCCTGGCGTAACGGTGGTAGTAGAAGGCACCAAGCAGGGTATCGCCACCAATGCCGACGGTTCCTACCTGATTGCCGACGTACCAGTGGGTCCACAGGTGTTGATATTCTCCTCGGTAGGCTTGATTACCGCTCGCGTACCGGTTACGGTGACCGAGGGCCAAACCACGCAAGTGAGTGCCACCACGCTGGCCGAAGATGTGAAAGGACTTGGCGAAGTTGTGGTAGTAGGCTACGGCACCCAGAGCCGCCAAGAGCTGACTACTTCCGTAACCTCCGTAAACGCGGCGGCTATCGAGCGCCAACCAGTAGCCGGCTTCGACCAGGCCCTGCAAGGCCAAGCGCCCGGCGTGCAGGTGACGGCTCCTTCGGGGCACCCGGCGCTGGCATCAACGTGCGGGTGCGGGGCAACGCCTCGCTGA
- a CDS encoding PfkB family carbohydrate kinase, which produces MKLSATVVCIGEILWNVLPTGRQPGGAPFNAAVYLHQLGLPAQLVSRIGDDELGRELLAVSTQRGLNPDLIQRSKTHLTGVVKANVRSGHEVQYKVVEPVAWDYLRYTAEAVAAVSQAQVVVYGSLVARSAAARETLYRLLQHALFRVFDVNLRPPHYSREVVKYLLRQATLVKLNSQELAEIMGWLGQPATEATALPWLAGRFNIQAICVTKGAGGATLWTDSQFFHCPSFNEGAPPTIGSGDAFLAALVASQLQGRAPDDCLRRACAAAALVARQATVSPTLTNQAIDALVDSPTDGQFTKATDSLPAH; this is translated from the coding sequence ATGAAGCTGTCGGCTACAGTCGTCTGTATTGGCGAAATCCTTTGGAATGTGCTGCCAACTGGCCGACAGCCGGGTGGCGCGCCGTTCAACGCGGCGGTTTATCTGCACCAGTTAGGCTTGCCCGCGCAACTGGTTAGCCGCATCGGAGACGACGAATTGGGCCGGGAGCTACTGGCTGTTAGTACGCAAAGGGGCCTGAATCCCGACTTAATTCAGCGGAGCAAAACCCACCTGACAGGCGTCGTAAAAGCAAACGTGCGCAGTGGCCACGAGGTGCAGTACAAGGTGGTGGAGCCCGTGGCCTGGGACTACCTCCGCTACACGGCTGAAGCCGTGGCCGCCGTAAGTCAGGCCCAGGTGGTGGTGTATGGGTCACTGGTGGCACGCAGTGCTGCCGCCCGTGAGACTTTGTACCGGTTGCTGCAACACGCCTTGTTCCGGGTGTTCGACGTGAACCTGCGGCCCCCGCACTACAGCCGCGAAGTAGTGAAGTACCTCTTGCGGCAAGCCACTCTGGTGAAGCTCAACAGCCAGGAACTTGCCGAAATCATGGGTTGGCTGGGGCAGCCCGCCACCGAAGCTACGGCACTACCCTGGCTGGCTGGGCGCTTCAACATACAAGCTATCTGTGTGACCAAAGGAGCAGGCGGCGCCACGCTCTGGACCGATAGCCAATTCTTTCATTGCCCTTCTTTCAATGAAGGCGCGCCGCCCACCATCGGCAGCGGCGACGCATTTCTGGCGGCACTGGTTGCCAGCCAATTGCAGGGCCGTGCCCCCGATGATTGTCTTCGCCGCGCCTGCGCCGCCGCGGCTCTGGTAGCCCGCCAAGCCACTGTATCACCAACCCTAACAAACCAGGCCATCGACGCCCTAGTCGATTCACCCACCGACGGTCAATTTACCAAGGCAACTGACTCTTTACCTGCCCACTAA